Below is a window of Candidatus Poribacteria bacterium DNA.
TGCGCACGGGCGCAGCGACAGCCGTCGCCGCGAAATATCTCGCGAGGAAATCACCAAAGGCGGTCGCCATAATCGGCTGCGGCGTTCAAGGGCGGACGAACCTGGAGGCGCTGAAGGTGGTATTTCCGTCCATAGAGACCGTCTATGTCCACGACATCCTACCCGAGGCGATGGAGCGCTACGCAGATGAGATGAGCGAGAGGTTCGGCGTTGAAGTCATCAAATGCGCCGAGCCTGAGGATGCGGTGCGCGATGCGGATATCGTCGTGACGGCGACTCCCATCCTGAAGGAACCCCAGCCAGTGATTCGTGCGGAATGGCTGAAGCCGGGTGTCTTCGCATGTCCGCTTGATTTCGACTCATACTTCAAGCCGGAGGCGTTTTCGGCGATGGACAGGCTCTATACCGATGACCTTGAGCAGCAACGCTACTATGTGAGCGTGGGTTACTTCAAACAGGTGCCAGAACCACACGGCGACTTGGGCGAGGTGGTCGCAGGTAGCAAACCTGCTCGGCAGAGCGACGATGAGCGCATCATGTCCATCAATCTCGGTCTGGCGATAGAGGATATGGCGACGGCGATTCGCATCTATCATCGAGCCACCGAAATGGGGATAGGTCAAAGGCTGGAGCTATAAGGGGGTGTCCAAGTGAGATTGAGCGTGTTGTTGAGTTTGGCGTTCCTGACCTGCTCTGCTACGGGAGCCGATGTGGATGAACTGCTTGAGGCGGTGCGGGGCAAGGAACATCCCTATCTGCTCGGCTCGCCGAAGGAAGCGGTCGGATGGATGAGAAGGGGTGAAAGACCCTGGAGCGATTTCTGGACGAGTGTAGAGCGAGCGGCAAGGGAGAACAAAGCGGTCGTTTTCCTCGTCCGAGGACCGATAACGGGGGCGATGGTCCACGCAGGGGGAAGGGCGCACGAGGGTGAGGTGATGCCGGATCCGAGCCTGTTCGGACTGCTGTGGTGGGCGACGGGAAGGAGGGAGTGGCTTGAGCGTGCAAAACGTGAGCCGGAGAAGATCGCCCCTAAATTCGGACGTGACTCAAGGACGGGCGAGACGGAGGTGCTGGCGAGGTTCCTCATCCGCTACAGCATGCTCTTTGACTGGACTGCGGAGGCACTTGACGATGGTGAGAGGCGCCGTGTGGCGCGGAGGCTTGCCGATTACGCCCGCTTGGCACAGAGGGAATACATGCGCTCACGCAACTCGCACAGGAGGGTCATGCTTGGCTCCGCTCTGGGCATCG
It encodes the following:
- a CDS encoding ornithine cyclodeaminase family protein, whose protein sequence is MELLYLSRSDVERVGMSMAEIIDAVEEAFLEKGRGRVEMPPKPGIHPRKDAFIHAMPAYIPSLEAAGIKWVSGYPENHKRGLPYITGLIILNDPETGVPMAVMDASWITAMRTGAATAVAAKYLARKSPKAVAIIGCGVQGRTNLEALKVVFPSIETVYVHDILPEAMERYADEMSERFGVEVIKCAEPEDAVRDADIVVTATPILKEPQPVIRAEWLKPGVFACPLDFDSYFKPEAFSAMDRLYTDDLEQQRYYVSVGYFKQVPEPHGDLGEVVAGSKPARQSDDERIMSINLGLAIEDMATAIRIYHRATEMGIGQRLEL